In the genome of Candoia aspera isolate rCanAsp1 chromosome 1, rCanAsp1.hap2, whole genome shotgun sequence, one region contains:
- the LOC134490906 gene encoding zinc finger protein 79-like, whose protein sequence is MDPRRSPPKSRVRKRGRKAVRRTKRSCPQAAAPNPDLHHCDVCGKDIKYQSSFREHQRIHTGERPYQCKRCGKTFTRCADLIKHRLVHSAQRPFRCQVCGKRFKLQADLDKHGKVHSDEAPFACHVCPKHFKRTSCLVKHLRIHTQEKPFACVHCGRRFKWEASVKEHERVHTGERPHRCDQCPKTFTHRSTFLQHQRTHQRHPAFSCQHCAKAFNHKSNLLKHVRNLHPVGLRVGKEEILK, encoded by the exons ATGGACCCCCGACGGAGCCCTCCGAAGAGCAGGGtcaggaagagggggaggaaggcTGTTCGGAGGACGAAGAGGAGCTGCCCCCAGGCGGCTGCTCCCAACCCAGATCTCCACCACTGTGATGTCTGCGGGAAGGACATCAAGTACCAGTCCAGTTTCCGGGAGCACCAGCGCATCCACACAGGGGAGCGCCCTTACCAGTGCAAGCGCTGCGGGAAGACCTTCACCCGCTGCGCCGACCTCATCAAGCACCGCCTGGTGCATTCGGCCCAGCGGCCCTTCCGCTGCCAGGTCTGCGGGAAGCGGTTCAAGCTCCAGGCGGACCTGGACAAGCATGGCAAGGTGCATTCGGACGAGGCGCCCTTCGCCTGTCACGTGTGCCCCAAGCACTTCAAGCGCACCTCCTGCCTGGTCAAGCACCTGCGCATCCACACCCAAGAGAAGCCTTTCGCCTGCGTACATTGCGGCCGGCGCTTCAAGTGGGAGGCCTCGGTCAAGGAGCACGAGCGAGTTCACACGGGGGAGCGTCCCCACCGCTGCGACCAGTGTCCCAAGACGTTCACCCACCGCTCCACCTTCCTGCAGCACCAGCGCACTCACCAAAGGCACCCTGCCTTCAGCTGCCAGCACTGCGCCAAGGCGTTCAATCACAAATCCAACCTGCTGAAGCATGTGCGCAATTTGCACCCTGTC GGCCTGAGGGTGGGCAAGGAGGAGATCCTTAAATGA